One segment of Setaria viridis chromosome 4, Setaria_viridis_v4.0, whole genome shotgun sequence DNA contains the following:
- the LOC117851639 gene encoding probable protein phosphatase 2C 59 yields MGLAGERSPVSGGGFSENGKFSYGYASSPGKRSSMEDFYETRVDGVDGETVGLFGVFDGHGGARAAEFVKQNLFTNLIKHPKFFSDTKSAIAETYTHTDSELLKADTSHHRDAGSTASTAILVGDRLVVANVGDSRAVICRGGDAIAVSRDHKPDQTDERQRIEEAGGFVMWAGTWRVGGVLAVSRAFGDKLLKQYVVADPEIKEEVVDSSLEFLILASDGLWDVVTNEEAVAMVKPILDSEQAAKRLLAEASQRGSADNITCVVVRFLEQNNGMGRVTNNQAS; encoded by the exons ATGGGGCTTGCCGGGGAAAGGTCGCCCGTCAGCGGCGGAGGGTTCAG TGAAAACGGCAAGTTCAGCTATGGCTACGCAAGCTCTCCTGGGAAAAGGTCTTCCATGGAAGACTTCTATGAAACCAGAGTAGATGGTGTCGATGGAGAGACAGTTGGGTTGTTCGGCGTTTTCGACG GCCACGGTGGAGCTCGAGCAGCAGAGTTTGTCAAGCAAAACCTTTTCACCAATTTAATCAAGCACCCAAAATTCTTCAGTGATACCAAATCTGCTATTG CTGAAACTTACACTCACACCGACTCAGAACTTCTGAAAGCTGATACCAGCCATCATCGAGATGCGGGGTCGACCGCCTCCACAGCTATTCTTGTAGGTGATCGCCTTGTGGTTGCAAATGTTGGGGATTCTAGGGCGGTCATATGCAGAGGAGGGGATG CTATAGCCGTGTCAAGAGATCACAAGCCAGATCAGACGGATGAGAGGCAGAGGATAGAGGAAGCTGGTGGCTTTGTGATGTGGGCTG GAACATGGCGTGTAGGTGGTGTTCTTGCAGTTTCTCGAGCATTTGGTGACAAGCTCTTGAAGCAGTATGTCGTCGCTGATCCAGAGATCAAG GAGGAGGTTGTGGACAGCTCCTTGGAGTTCCTCATCCTTGCAAGTGACGGGCTGTGGGACGTGGTGACCAACGAG GAAGCCGTGgccatggtgaagccgatcCTGGATTCAGAGCAGGCCGCCAAGCGCCTCCTCGCGGAGGCCTCCCAGCGGGGCAGCGCCGACAACATCACCTGCGTCGTCGTGCGCTTCCTGGAGCAGAACAACGGGATGGGCAGGGTCACCAACAACCAAGCCTCGTAA
- the LOC117853686 gene encoding uncharacterized protein, which produces MAGPGSFSCARRKWRRQLNQPRSTPLAAMAAASCRCSSVVFVGNIPYHASEEELRAACEEIGPVVSLRVATDKDTTRPRGFAFVEYLDDETALSACRNLHGRALRGRDLRVGLARQQGATTRDDKDDDQPVGAEDATHAASLLAPGARPSGAVTAYLAGLSWRQLRELLDALGREDPGLVERAKREYAGLATLVEQARVLLDVRRRGGQGQEETRRGRPGAARRLAGARRPAAAEAEAAGG; this is translated from the exons ATGGCCGGCCCCGGGAGCTTCTCATGCGCGCGCCGTAAATGgaggaggcag CTCAACCAGCCCAGATCCACGCCtctcgccgccatggccgccgcctcgtgcCGCTGCAGCAGCGTCGTGTTCGTGGGCAACATCCCCTACCACGCGAGCGAGGAGGAGCTCCGCGCGGCGTGCGAGGAGATCGGACCCGTGGTGTCCCTCCGCGTGGCCACGGACAAGGACACCACCAGGCCCCGGGGCTTCGCCTTCGTCGAGTACCTCGACGACGAAACCGCCCTCAGCGCCTGCCGCAACCTGCACGGCCGGGCCCTCCGCGGCCGCGACCTCCGCGtgggcctggcgcggcagcaggGCGCAACCACCCGCGACGACAAAGACGACGACCAGCCCGTGGGAGCCGAGGACGCCACGCACGCCGCGTCTCTGCTCGCGCCGGGCGCCCGGCCTAGCGGCGCCGTGACGGCGTACCTGGCGGGGCTGAGCTGGCGGCAGCTGCGCGAGTTGCTGGACGCGCTGGGGCGGGAGGACCCGGGCCTCGTGGAGCGGGCCAAGCGGGAGTACGCCGGGCTGGCGACGCTGGTTGAGCAGGCGCGGGTGCTGCTCGACgtacggcgccgcggcggccaaggGCAGGAGGAaacgcggcgcgggcggccgggagCGGCCCGGCGCCTCGCCGGAGCCCGCCGACCAGCAGCCGCTGAAGCTGAGGCGGCTGGAGGATGA
- the LOC117854125 gene encoding DNA-directed RNA polymerases II and V subunit 8A produces MVEYLFDENFSVSRLDPDGKKFDKVTRVEAHNEQVYMQLDVATEIFPLRAGDKFNMVIAPTLNLDGTPDTGYYTQAGRKTLADKFDYVMHGKLYKISDDSSTSSSTKVEIYASFGGLLLLLRCDSSSAASFELDQRLFLLIRKL; encoded by the exons ATGGTCGAGTATCTCTTCGACGAGAACTTCAGTGTGAGCAGGCTCGATCCTGATGGCAAGAAGTTCGACAAAG TCACTCGCGTCGAAGCTCATAACGAGCAAGTGTACATGCAGCTAGATGTTGCTACTGAGATCTTTCCTCTGCGTGCTGGCGACAAATTCAACATGGTGATAGCTCCTACTCTGAATCTGGATGGAACACCAGACACTGGCTACTACACACAG GCTGGAAGGAAAACACTTGCTGACAAGTTTGACTATGTCATGCATGGAAAGCTTTACAAGATCTCAGACGACAGTTCCACCAGTTCATCTACTAAAGT GGAGATCTATGCATCTTTTGGtggcctcctgctgctgcttagGTGCGATAGTTCCAGTGCAGCTAGCTTCGAGCTGGATCAGAGGCTGTTTCTTCTTATCAGGAAGCTGTAA
- the LOC117854148 gene encoding probable xyloglucan endotransglucosylase/hydrolase protein 25 — protein sequence MAARVSLVLGVLLACSAALAAANFNQEFDITWGDGRGKIRDNGQLLTLTLDRTSGSGFQSKHEYLFGKIDMQLKLVPGNSAGTVTAYYLSSQGNTHDEIDFEFLGNVTGEPYTLHTNVFTQGQGQREQQFRLWFDPTKDFHTYSILWNPKHVIFMVDDLPIRDFRNLESKGIAFPKNQPMRLYSSLWNADDWATQGGRVKTDWSHAPFSASYRNFRADACVAVAGGKTRCGATVGTEGSAGAAAGDWYNQELDLTLQQRMRWVQRKYMIYNYCTDPKRYAQGLPAECSMQQ from the exons ATGGCTGCTCGGGTCTCTTTGGTGCTGGGCGTGCTGCTCGCCTGCTCGGCCGCGCTTGCGGCCGCCAACTTCAACCAGGAGTTCGACATCACCTGGGGCGACGGCCGCGGCAAGATCCGGGACAATGGCCAGCTCCTGACGCTCACGCTCGACCGCACCTCCGGCTCGGGGTTCCAGTCCAAGCACGAGTACCTCTTCGGCAAGATCGACATGCAGCTCAAGCTCGTCCCCGGCAACTCCGCCGGCACCGTCACCGCCTACTAC CTGTCGTCGCAGGGGAACACCCACGACGAGATCGACTTCGAGTTCCTGGGGAACGTCACGGGCGAGCCCTACACGCTGCACACCAACGTGTTCACGCAGGGGCAGGGGCAGCGCGAGCAGCAGTTCCGCCTCTGGTTCGACCCCACCAAGGACTTCCACACCTACTCCATCCTCTGGAACCCCAAGCACGTCAT CTTCATGGTGGACGACCTGCCGATCAGGGACTTCCGGAACCTGGAGAGCAAGGGGATCGCGTTCCCCAAGAACCAGCCGATGCGGCTCTACTCCAGCCTCTGGAACGCCGACGACTGGGCCACGCAGGGCGGCCGCGTGAAGACGGACTGGTCCCACGCCCCCTTCTCCGCCTCCTACCGGAACTTCAGGGCCGACGcctgcgtcgccgtcgccggcggcaagaCCCGCTGCGGCGCCACCGTAGGCACCGAgggctccgccggcgccgccgccggcgactggTACAACCAGGAGCTCGACCTCACCCTGCAGCAGCGCATGCGCTGGGTGCAGCGCAAGTACATGATCTACAACTACTGCACCGACCCCAAGCGCTACGCGCAGGGCCTCCCCGCCGAGTGCTCCATGCAGCAGTAG
- the LOC117853315 gene encoding AAA-ATPase At3g50940 yields the protein MKAAMSWGSLGSFVATAMVVRAAARDVLPPEAHGALRALLARAAAAFAQPTDTIVVHAVDANGVPNELYEAAQLYLGARCLASAPALHLHKAHGAQEAVASLPDDHAARDTFRGVRVEWTSRTGEAAGGGTAYSYSPFGGGRRGGFGGPPGGGAGWQRRCLRLEFPRRHRDFVRGAYIDHVLAVAAALRLKMRERKLYTNNPSMYCGGSGMDDHQMLWSSHPFKHPSTFDTLAVDPALRDGIRADLLRFVRRGEHYARAGRAWKRGYLLHGPPGTGKTSLIAAIANLLEFDIYDLELTAVGSNSDLRRLLASTRPKSLIVVEDIDCSLGLFDRTRTSSPPSQDAESDDPGTPGPVSMSPFPPHGRREKISLSGVLNFVDGLWSSCVGERLIVFTTNHVGRLDPALLRPGRMDRKIELGYCKGHALRLLAKNYLGDDDREPADDCRYEELIGEAERLLGEVHLSPADVAEVFMGCEGDGAHAALQKLVADLNTKRIAQKCAVTVSNDDI from the coding sequence ATGAAGGCAGCCATGAGCTGGGGCTCCCTGGGCTCGTTCGTCGCCACCGCCATggtggtgcgcgcggcggcTCGCGACGTCCTCCCGCCGGAGGCGCACGGGGCGCTCCGCGCGCTGCtggcccgcgccgcggccgcgttcGCCCAGCCCACCGACACCATCGTGGTGCACGCGGTGGACGCCAACGGCGTGCCCAACGAGCTCTACGAGGCGGCGCAGCTCTACCTCGGCGCGCGCTGCCTCGCGTCTGCGCCCGCGCTGCACCTCCACAAGGCGCACGGCGCGCAGGAGGCCGTCGCGTCGCTCCCCGACGACCACGCCGCGCGCGACACGTTCCGGGGCGTCCGCGTCGAGTGGACGTCGCGgaccggggaggcggcgggcggtggcacCGCCTACTCCTACTCGCCGttcggtggcggccggcgcggggggTTCGGGGGTCCcccgggtggcggcgcggggtggcagcggcggtgccTGCGGCTCGAgttcccgcgccgccaccgcgactTCGTGCGCGGCGCGTACATCGACcacgtcctcgccgtcgcggcggcgctgcggctcAAGATGCGGGAGCGGAAGCTCTACACCAACAACCCCAGCATGTactgcggcggcagcgggatgGACGACCACCAGATGCTGTGGTCGTCGCACCCGTTCAAGCACCCGTCCACGTTCGACACGCTCGCCGTCGACCCGGCGCTCCGCGACGGCATCCGCGCCGACCTGCTCCGCTTCGTGCGCCGCGGGGAGCActacgcgcgcgccggccgcgcgtgGAAGCGCGGGTACCTGCTCCACGGCCCGCCGGGCACCGGCAAGACCAGCCtcatcgccgccatcgccaACCTCCTCGAGTTCGACATCTACGACCTCGAGCTCACCGCCGTGGGCTCCAACTCCGATCTCCGGAGGCTGCTCGCCTCCACGCGCCCCAAGTCGCTCATCGTCGTCGAGGACATCGACTGCTCGCTCGGCCTCTTCGACCGGACGaggacctcgtcgccgccgagccaAGACGCCGAGTCCGACGACCCGGGAACGCCGGGTCCCGTCAGCATGTCACCATTCCCACCTCATGGCCGCCGGGAGAAGATCAGCCTCTCCGGCGTGCTCAACTTCGTGGACGGCCTCTGGTCGTCGTGCGTCGGGGAGCGGCTCATCGTGTTCACCACCAACCACGTCGGCCGCCTCGACCCGGCGCTGCTCCGGCCCGGCCGCATGGACCGCAAGATAGAGCTTGGATACTGCAAGGGCCACGCGCTGCGCTTGCTCGCCAAGAACTACCTCGGTGACGACGATCGTGAGCCAGCCGATGACTGCAGGTACGAGGAGCTGATCGGAGAGGCGGAGAGGCTGCTCGGGGAGGTGCATTTGTCGCCGGCCGATGTCGCGGAGGTGTTCATGGGGTGTGAAGGCGACGGAGCCCACGCCGCGCTGCAGAAGCTCGTCGCGGATCTGAACACCAAGAGAATTGCCCAGAAATGCGCAGTCACTGTGAGCAATGACGACATCTAA
- the LOC117853769 gene encoding xyloglucan endotransglucosylase protein 7 produces the protein MPAAMASGPKLMRTVALGVLCSAVLLLAGGASAGGNFYQDVDITWGDGRGKILDGGQLLTLSMDRSSGSGFQSKNQYLYGRFDMQLKLVPGDSAGTVTTFYLSSQGSQHDEIDFEFLGNASGEPYTVHTNVYSQGKGGREQQFRMWFDPTKDFHTYSVVWNPSHIVFYVDGTPIRDFRNLAASAAGVPFPTSQPMRVYASVWDAEEWATQGGRVRTDWSKAPFVASYRGFAAAGCAGSDAAACARAGGAWMFQELDAAGQEELRRARASYMIYDYCTDKYRFRQGPPPECAAAK, from the exons ATGCCGGCAGCGATGGCTTCTGGTCCCAAGCTGATGAGAACGGTGGCTCTTGGTGTTCTATGCTCGGCGGTGCTGCTGCTCGCGGGCGGCGCGAGCGCCGGCGGCAATTTCTACCAGGACGTGGACATCACCTGGGGCGACGGCCGCGGCAAGATCCTCGACGGCGGCCAGCTCCTGACGCTGTCCATGGACAGGTCCTCCGGCTCCGGGTTCCAGTCCAAGAACCAGTACCTCTACGGCCGCTTCGACATGCAACTCAAGCTCGTCCCCGGCGACTCCGCCGGCACCGTCACCACCTTCtac CTGTCGTCGCAGGGGTCGCAGCACGACGAGATCGACTTCGAGTTCCTGGGGAACGCGAGCGGGGAACCCTACACGGTGCACACCAACGTGTACAGCCAGGGGAAGGGTGGCCGGGAGCAGCAGTTCCGTATGTGGTTCGATCCCACCAAGGACTTCCACACCTACTCCGTGGTGTGGAACCCGAGCCACATCGTCTTCTACGTCGACGGCACGCCCATCCGCGACTTCCGCAACCTTGCGGCGTCCGCCGCGGGGGTGCCGTTCCCGACGAGCCAGCCGATGCGGGTGTACGCAAGCGTGTGGGACGCGGAGGAGTGGGCGACGCAGGGCGGGCGCGTCAGGACGGACTGGTCCAAGGCGCCGTTCGTGGCGTCGTACAGGGGGTTCGCCGCGGCCGGGTGCGCGGGGAGCGACGCCGCGGCGTGCGCGAGGGCCGGCGGCGCCTGGATGTTCCAGGAGCTCGACGCCGCCGGGCAGGAGGAGCTCCGGCGGGCGCGGGCCAGCTACATGATCTACGACTACTGCACCGACAAGTACAGGTTCCGGCAGGGCCCGCCGCCGGAGTGCGCCGCCGCCAAGTAG